The Streptomyces cyanogenus DNA segment GACCTGGGCGCAGGCGGCGTCGACGGCCCGTTCGGCCGCCGTGGTCGCGCCCGGGGCGAGGACGCGGCAGTCGCCGTCCGCCGCGTGCGCCGGCCCGGGCGGCCGGTCGGCGGCGGTCGCCGCCGAGGTGAGGAAGAGAGCTGTCAGCAGGGCGATGAGTGTGCCGATGACGCCGGTTCGCCGCAGCATGCCGGTACCCCCGTTTCGTGGCCTGGTGGTGGGAAGTCGGTGCGGTACCCAGCGTTCCCGGGGTGCGGTGGGCCGGTCGAGGAGGCCGCGCGGGCCTCCTTCGACGGGCAACGGGAAACGCTCGGGAAACCCCGCCCGAACAGGGTGGTTGCTCAGGACCGCGGGCACACGGAGGCGCCGGGAGCGGGCTCGCCGGGCAGCAGGGCGCGGCGCGTCGCCGGGTCCGTCTCCCGGTCCAGGCGGCAGATCTCCGCCAGCCGGGTCCGGGTGTCCAGGTCCCACAGCCGTACCGTGCCGTCGGTGCCGCTGCTGGCCACCGTCCGCCCGTCGGGTGCGAAGGCCACGCCCCACACGGCGTCGGTGTGCCCGGAGAGCGTGGCCCACGGCCGCCGTCCGGGCACCTCCCACAGCCGTACCGTACGGTCGGTGCCGCTGCTGGCGAGGAGCCGGCCGTCCGGTGAGAAGGCAAGTCCGCGTACCGAGCCGGTGTGGCCCGTCAGCGAGCCGAGGGGCCGGTGCCGGGCCACGTCCCACAGCCGTACGGTGCCGTCGTTGCCCGAACTGGCCAGTGTGCGGCCGTCGGGGCTGAAGGCGACACCGCGGACGGCGCCGGTGTGACCGGTCAGCGTGGCCGGCCGGCGGCGGCCCCGCAGGTCCCACAGCCGTACCGTCAGGTCGTCGCCGGCGGAGGCCAGGGTGTGCCCGTCGGGGCCGAAGGCGACGCCGTTGACGTAGTCGGTGTGGCCGGTGAGGACGGTGAGCGGGCGGCGGCCGGCGACGTCCCAGAGGCGTACGGTGCGGTCGGCGCCGGCGGAGGCGAGCGTGCGGCCGTCCGGCGCGAACGCCACCGCGAACACGGCGCCCCGGTGACCGTGCAGCACGGTGCGTGGGCGGCGGGCCGCGGGGTCCCACAGCACCACCGTGCCGTCGGAGCCGGCCGAGGCCAGGGTGCGGCCGTCGGGGGCGTACGCCACGGTGGTGACGCTGCCGCTGCCGCCCGTCAGGGTCGTGGGCGTCCCGCGCCGCCGGGCCGGGTCCGGGTCCCACAGCCATACGGTGCGGTCGGCGTCCGCGGTGGCCAGCAGCCGCCCGTCCGGGCGGTAGGCGACGGCGGAGACCGAGGTGAACGGGCGTGCGGCCAGGGTCCGGCCGCGCAGGTCCCACAGGACCACGGACTGGTCGAAGCCACCGGTGGCGAGCAGTGTGCCGGTGGTGTCGACCGCCACGGACATCACGTAGTCGGTGTGTCCGGCGAGGGTGGTGACGAGCCGTCCGCTGCGGACGTCCCACAGCCGGGTCGTGCCGTCACCGCCGGCGCTGACGACGGTGGTGCCGTCGGGGGTGTAGGCGACGGCGTTGACGTCGTCGCTGTGCCCGGTGAGCGTCGCCGTGACGCGGCGGCCGGTGACGTCCCACAGCCGTACCGTCCGGTCCACTCCCCCACTGGCCAGGCCGCGGCCGTCGGGGTCGAAGGCCAGGCCGAGCACCCCGTCGGTGTGGCCGCGCAGGACGGCCAGTTGCCGGGCCCGGCCGGGATCCCACAGCCGTACGGTCCGGTCCGCGCCGGCGGAGGCGAGCGTGCGGCCGTCCGGGGCGAAGGCCAGCGCGTCGACCTCGCCGGAGTGGCCGGTGAGGCGGGCCGTCCGCCGGGGCGGGCCGGCCGTGTCCCAGAGCTGGACGGCTCCGTCGGCGGCGGCGACGGCGAGGGTGTGGCCGCGCGGGGCGAAGGCGACCGCGCGGGCCGCGCCGGTGCCCCGCAGCGGGGTGGCGGGAGCCGAGAGGGCCGTGGGCCACAGCCGTACCGGCCCGTCGGTCGCGGTGACCGCGAGCGTACGGCCGTCCGGGGCGAAGGCGAGGGAGCGGATCCGGCCGGGGACGGTGAGCGTCGCGGCCGTCCGGTGACCGGTCAGGCGCCACAGCCGGACCGTGCCGTCCGAGCTGCCGGTGGCCAGCAGCCGGGCGTCCGGCGCGAACGCCACCGTGTTGACCGGGCCGCGGTGGCCGCCGAGCCGGGCCGCGAAAGGCTCGGCCTGGGTGCTCAGCAGGGCTCCGCGGGTCGTGGCGGTGGGTTCGGTGCGGTAGGCCTCGGCGGCAAGCAGCATGGAGGCCTCGGGGCGGCCCCCGGCCAGCAGGGTGGACCGGACGGCGAGGGCCTGGGAGCGGGCGAGGCGTTCCTGGGCGAGTGCGTCGGCGCGCTGCCGGTGGGCGAGGCCGCCGGCGGCCAGGGCGCAGCCGAGCAGTACGACGAGGGTGGCCACCAGGGCCTGCCGCAGCCGGGTCTGACGCCGTGTCCGGCGCAGCCCGGCCTCCTCCTCCGCCTGGCTGGCGCGCAGGAACGCCTCCTCGACGGGTCCCAGCGGGCCGAGGCCGTCCGTGTCCGCCGCCCAGGAGCGTACGGTGTCCAGGCGCGTGCCGCGGTAGAGCGCCGACGGATCGCGGCCCTCGCGTTCCCATGCGGCCGCCGCGTGGGCCAGTCGCTGGCGGATGAGCAGGCCAGCCCGGTCGGCGCTGATCCATTCCCGCAGCCGCGGCCAGCTGTGCAGCAGGGCCTCGTGCGTGATCTCCACGCTGTCGCTGTCGACGGTGAGGAGCCGGGCGCGGACGAACACGTCGAGCGCGGTGCCGGCGCCCTCCGCGCCGGCCAGCTGCGTCATGAGGGCGGTCCGGCCGACCCGGCGCCGGGTGGCGCCGGCCCCGTCGGAGACCTGCACGAGCCGGGACAGGATGCGCCGGATGGTCTGCTGTTCGGCGGGGTACAGCTGGGCGAAGGCGTCCTCGGCGGTGCGTGCCACGGCGCCCTGGATGCCGCCGGTGCTCTCGTACCCGGCGACGGTCAGCGTGCCCGCCTCGCGGTGGCGCCAGGTGGCCAGCAGCGCGTGGGAGACCAGCGGCAGCGCGCCGGGGGGCAGGCCCCGCGCGCCGGGTTCGCCGGTCAGTCCGGCGTCCCGCAGCAGCAGCGGAACCAGCCCGGGGTCGAGGGTGACGCCGGCGAGTTCGGCGGGGCGGGTGATGGACTCGACCAGCTCGGCCGTGGTCATCGGGGGCAGGACGTAGAGGCCGTCGGTGAAGACGGGGGCGAGTTCGGGCAGGTCGAGGCAGCGGCCGGAGAAGTCGGCGCGAACGCCGAGGACGACCACCGCGGGATCGCGGCCGGGTGACGGCGGGGGTGCGGCCAGTGTGCACAGCACGCGGGCGAAGGTGCGTCGTTCGGTGTCGTCGGCGCAGAGGGTGAACAGTTCCTCGAACTGGTCGACGAGCAGGACGAGCCGGGGCGGTGGGGGTGGCCGGTGCCCGGCCGGGGTCGTGGCCGCGCGGGCCCGGACGGCGGCCAGGAGTGCCTCGGGCCGCTCGCCCAGCCGGGCGGCGGTGAGGTCCAGGTCGGCGCCGAGTACCTTGGCGGTGCGTTCCAGCAGTTCGTCCACCGGGTGCGCGGTGGGGGTCAGCGTGACGACCGGCCAGCGGTCGGCGCCGGCCATCGGAAAGCCGCCGGACCGCCGCAGGGCGGGCACCAGGCCGGCGTTGAGCAGCGAGGACTTGCCCGCGCCCGAGGGGGCGACGAGCAGCAGCGGCCCCTTGCCGACTCGGCCGAAGAGCCGTTCCACGAGGGCGGCCGTGGCCCGCTCCCGGCCGAAGAAACGGCCGGCGTCCTGCGGGGTGAACGCCGACAGGCCCGGGTAGGGGCAGGCGGGACCGGTGACATCGTTGCCGTCGGCGGGTTCCGCTCCGCGCGGCGGTACGACCAGACGCAGCAACTCGCCGTCCGCGCGCAGGACGTGGTCGCAGCGGCGGGCCACGTCGACGGTCGCGCGCTTCGCGCCGGTCTCGATCTTGCTGAGATACCCCTTGCTGTAGTGGGTCTGTCTGGCCAGGTCGGCCAGTGACAGACCGCGCTGCTGCCTCAGTCGTCGTAGCTGTGCGGGGAAGGACGGTGTGGTCGGCACCGTCCGGTCCCCGTCGTTCTCGTTCCGGTTGCCGTTGCCGGCTCCCTGTCGCGGCTCCCCCAAGGGTCCCCCATGGCAAGCGTGCCCAGGCCGTGAGACGGCGGGAGCCCAGGTTACTGCCGGGGTGTGACAGGTGGCCCAGCCATGCGTGAGGAGTGGCCGAAAAAAAGCTTCCGGAACCGCGGTCGCGGTTCCGGAAGCTTCCCCCGTGACGGCCCCTCGGCCGGCCTCCTGGTGGGGCAGGGCGGCCCGAGGGGCGTGGACGTGCGGGCCGTGCCGCCTACGGCCGGTTCAGGGTGATGGAGTTGATCGGCGTGAGGTCGGCGTACACGCCCGTCCCCTCGGCGATGGGTGCGCCGCAGCCGGTGCCGTTGTACCCCGTGCACAGGCTCGCCGTCGCGCCGCCGTACTGGTTGTTGAGCACCCAGTGCCGGCCGACCTGGTTGCTGAGGTTGTGCGGCCCGTAGCTGTAGAGGACCAGGCTCGGCGACTGGGCCGGGTTCTGGTTCTGCGGGTACACGCACACCGCCCCGTCCGGGCAGCCGGCCCACGGGTCGGCCGCCCGCTCGGCGTGGGCCGCGCCGCTCATCGCCAGTACCGCCGCCGTGGCGGTCGCGAACGCGGCGGCCCCGCGAATCATCTTGCGCATGGTTTCCCCCTTGCGGTTCTCCTGCGTCGTCGACGCAGGCCGTGCCTGGTGTTGACGGCATCACGGTCCCGCCGTGGCCGGGCCGCAGTCGACGGGTTTCCCGTCGCCCGTCGCCTCCGTCCCCGGGAAACCGCCGGTGACCAGCGCGAGGACGAGCAGTGGGCAACGGGGTGAGGTGAGGACGGCCGGCGAGCCGAACGGCCCAGTCCGTCGTGCCGTCCGCCTCTTCGGGGCGTCCGCCCGTCAGACTTGACCTGCCGTGGCATCCGTGCGCGCACGAAGGGAACCCACCCGTCCATGCAGATCGACCTGACAGGACGCACCGCGCTGGTCACCGGTTCGACGCAGGGCATCGGCGCCGCCATCGCCGTAGCCCTCGCCCGGGCCGGGGCCCGCGTGGGCGTCAACGGCCGCGACGAGCGGCGGGTGGCCGACGGCGTCGCGTCGCTGGCGGAGCAGGCGCCCGGCGCCGAACTGGTGCCGGTGGCCGCCGACGTCTCCGGCGACGAGGGCGCGGCCCGGGTGGCGGAGCTGTTGCCGCACGTGGACATCCTCGTCAACAACCTGGGCATCTTCGGCGCCGCGGACCCGTTGGAGATCACCGACGACGAGTGGCGGCGCTACTTCGAGGTGAACGTCCTCGCCGCCGTACGGCTGACCCGGCTGTATCTGCCGGGCATGACCGAGCGCGGCTGGGGGCGCGTCCAGTACGTCGCCAGCGACTCGGCGGTGGTCATTCCCGCCGAGATGATCCACTACGGCATGTCGAAGACCGCGCTGCTGGCGGTGAGCCGCGGCTTCGCCAAGAAGGCGGCGGGCACGGGCGTGACGGTGAACTCGGTCATCGCGGGACCCACGCACACCGGCGGCGTCGAGGACTTCGTGTACGACCTCGTCGGCCGGGACCTGCCCTGGGAGCAGGCGCAGCGCGCGTTCATGCGCGAGTACCGGCCGCAGTCCCTGCTGCAGCGGCTGATCGAGCCGGAGGAGATCGCCCACATGGTCGTCTACCTCGGCTCGGAGCAGGCATCGGCCACGACCGGCGGGGCGCTCCGTGTGGACGGCGGGTACATCGACTCGATCCTGCCCTGACGGTGGTCGACGGGTACCGGGTGCGCAGCAGTCCGGCCGCACGCGGGTGAACCCCCTCTCCGGCAGGGTGCGGACGCGGTGTCCCGGTCGGTGAGGTCCGATGTCCGCCTGACCGTCACCGCGCGCACAGGTGGCGACCGTGTGCTGGACCGGTGGCGGAATGAGGCGGCAGGCTGAGGGGATGCGCGAGAAGTCGTCGTCGTCCAGCGGGGCGGTACCGTGGTGCGTACGGCCGACCGCCCGGTCCTGGCGCTGTGCGCCGGCCCCCGCCGAGGTGCGGAACTTCCACGCCTCCCTCCCCGGCCACACCCCCACCCCGCTGACCGAACTGCCGGTGCTTGCACAGGAGCTGGGCGTGGGCCGCGTCTTCGTCAAGGACGAGTCGGCACGCTTGGGGCTGCCGGCCTTCAAGGTGCTGGGCGCGTCCTGGGCGGTGCACCTCGCGCTGGCGGCACGCGGCCGGGGGCCGGTCACCCTGGTCTGCGCCACGGACGGCAACCACGGCCGCGCCGTGGCCCGGCTGGCCCGGCTGCACGGCCGGCGCGCGTTCGTCTTCGTACCTCAGGGCATGCACCCTGCCACCGTGGCGGCCATCGCGGCCGAGGGCGCGGCGGTGACCCGGGTGCCGGGCCCGTACGAGGAGGCCGTGCGCCGGGCGGACCAGGCGGCCCGGGCGCCGCACGCGGTGCTGATCCAGGACACCGCGTGGGAGGGGTACGAGACCATCCCCGGCTGGATCGTCCAGGGCTACTCCACGCTGTGCGCCGAGATCGACGAGCAGTTGGCCGCCGCCGGGGCCGCCGCGCCGGGACTGGTGGCCGTCCCGGTGGGCGTCGGCTCGCTGGCGCAGGCCGTCGTCACCCACTACCGCAGCCGTACGACGACTGCGGCCCCGGCCCTGCTGTCGGTCGAACCGGAGTCCGCCGCCTGCCTCCTGGCCAGTCTCACCCGGGACGCTCCGGTGGACGTCGGCACCGGCGAGACCGTCATGGCCGGGCTGAACTGCGGGACGCTGTCCACCACTGCCTGGCCCGTGCTGCGCGCCGGGATGGACGCCGCGGTCGCCGTCACCGACGCCGACAGTGTCCGTGCGGCGCGGGACCTCGCCGCGCTGGGCGTCTCCTCGGGTCCCTGCGGTGCCGCCGCACTCGCCGGTGCCCGCGCGGTACTCGCCGGCGACGGCGCGGGGGAACGCCGCGAGCTGCTCGGGCTCGGCCCCGGCTCGGTGGTCGTCCTGCTGAACACCGAGGGCGCCGCCGCCTACCCGCTCTCGCTCCCCCATCGCTGAACACCCGCCGCACCGGCGGACACCTGGGCCGGGCAGGCGGGTCCGGCGGCCGCACCGACCGCGCTGCCCGTCGCGGACCTGCGCGTCGGGCTGCTGCGGCATTGCCTGAGCCATGGCGGCACAGATCGCGACGGCATCCGCGCGCCCGCGGGTCCCGGAGCGGCCGTGTCCGGTCGGGAAATCGGGTCGAAGGGCCGGCCGGGCGCTGTTAGTTTGCGATGGTGGATCTCTTCTCGCGCTCGTGGGCGGCCTTGCGTACGGCGGTCGCCGCGCTCCCCGACGAGGACTTCGCACGGCCGTCCGGCTGTACGGGCTGGCTGGTCCGGGACCTGGTGTGCCACCTGGTCATCGACGCCCAGGACGTCCTGATCACCCTGGTGACGCCCACCGCGGCGGAGCCGACGCGCAACGCGGTGACGTACTGGAACGTGACGGGGACCCCGCCGACCGGAGACGACCCGCTGGACGCGCTGACCGTCCGGCTGGCCGCGGCGTACGGGGAGCCGCGGCTGCTGAAGTTCCACCTGGACGACGTCGGTTCCGCCGCCGGCCGCGCGGCGGAGCTGGCCGATCCGGAGCAGCGGGTCGGCACGCAGGAGATGGTCCTCACCGTCGGCGACTACCTCTCCGCGTACGTCCTCGAGTGGACCCTGCACCACCTGGACCTGATCGCGCACCTCCCGTACGCGGCACAACCGCCCGCCGAGGGCCTCGCCCGGTCACGCGCGATGCTGGAGGAGATCGCCGGGGCACCCTTCCCGGGGTCGTGGTCCGACCAGGACGCCCTGCGCATCGGCACCGGCCGTCGGGCTCCGACCGGCATGGAGCGTGCCGAACTGGGCGCCTCGGCCGCGAAACTCCCGCTCGTCCTCGGGTGAGCGCGTCCGCTGTCCCGGCGGGCGGCCGGGGGGGGCCGTGCCGGGGGCATGCGGTCCTGAGTGGCTCCGGCCGGGGTGGCGGTCATGGCCGAAGTCGGCCACGGCGGCGCTGACATACGCCGGCCGGCCTCCCGTGCGACGATGGCAGTCACGGCGCGCGGTGCACGCGAACGTCGGAGCCGGCTCCCGTCCTCCGCTGTGCCGTTTGACATCAGGAGCCAGTCCTCTACCGTAGACCCCCGCACAGCATGTCGCACAGCATTCGATATCTCGAAGACGCTCGTGACGATCGCCCCCACCCCTCCGGTGGCAAGCCGAACTCGGCGCGATACCGGCGGGCCGAGCAGCAGGTGCCGGAACGGCACACCATCGGTCGGTTTCGCCGCCTCACCAACGGTGAAAACAGGTTGACCCACCCGTATCATCCAGGTGTCGCACCGTCAGGAGCGGAGGAAACATGCCGGAAAGCGCTGGGACCATCACCGAACTGACCTCCCAGTACGTCAGCCAGGTGACCGACGACCTCGAACGCAACCTCAAGGAGCAGGAACGCATCACGGCGGAAATCGCCTCGCTGCAGGAGCAGTTGACCGCCCTGCAGCACGACCACGCCGTCCTGCTCAGCATGCAGCAGGCGCTGGGTATCGCCGCACCGACCGGCGGCGTGGTCGTACCCTCCCCCCGGAAGAAGAGCGGCAGCACGCGGCGTACCGGGGCCAAGAAGCCGGCACCGAGGACCGCGACGGCCACCGCGGCCACGGCCAAGGCGACGACGGTGAAGAAGCCGGCGAAGAAGAAGGCGGCGTCCGGGTCCGCCCAGCCCACCCTGGTCGAACTCGTCCGCCGGCACCTGGCGGAGCAGAAGGAACCGCGCTCCGCCGCGGAGGTCACCGACGCGCTGGGCCGGATGCATCCCGAACGCGGCATCCAGACCAAGGTCGTACGCGCCACCCTGGAGAACCTCGTGGCCAGGAACGGCGCTCAGCGCACCAAGCAGGGCTCGTCCGTCTTCTACACCGTGCCCGGGGAATCCGCGGGACGAGCGGCGGAGGAAGCAGCGGCGGAGACGGCGGGGGGTACGGGCACGGGGACATGACCGCCCCCGCGCCGAGCCCCGAGGTCGCGCGGGACGCCGGGAGCGTGCTCTTCGACGGCGCCGGGCGACAGCGGCGGCTCGGACCTGCGGGACTCCACCGGGCGGACGGCCGATCGACCGCCCGGCTCCACCAGTCGGACGGCCGGCGGACTGCGGGTTTCCCTCAGGCGGACGGCCGGTCGGCGGGGTCGAAGCTGGCGAAGTAAGCGGCGGCCATGTCCTCGTCGGCGTGGCCCTGCGCGGCGGCGCGCTCCAGACGCGCGGCGCTCGCCGCGGCCACGTCCAGCCGCACACCGTGCGCCTCGCCCGCCCGGACGATGAGCCGGGCGTCCTTGGCGGCCGTGGCCACCGCGAACTGGGGCGGGGTCAGCTGGTCGTCCAGGATGAGCTGGGACTTGGCGTGCAGGTACCCCATGTCCAGCGGTCCGCCCGCGATCGCGTCGAAGAAGCCCTGCGGGTCCACGCCGAGCGCCTGGGCCAGGGCCAGCACCTCGCCGGTCGCCGCGGTGGCCGCGAGGACCCAGCTGTTGGCCACCAGCTTCAGCCGGGTCGCGGTGCCGGCCGCGCCGTCCTCCCCGGTCCACACGGTACGGACCCCGACCGCGTCGAACACCGGCGTCACGGCGGCGCGGTGCCCGCTCGGTCCCGCGGCGAGGACGAGGAGCCGGCCGGCCTCGGCAGGCTGACGGGTGCCCAGCACCGGCGCGTCGAAGAAGACCAGGTCGTGGTCGCGGGCGAACCCGGCCAGGTCGCCGACGGCTTCGAGTCCGGCGGTGGTGGACTGCACCCAGGCGGCCCCGGAGCGCAGCGCGGGGGCGGCCTCGCGCATCACGTCCAGGGTGGCCGCGCCGTCGTAGAGCATGGTCAGGACGACGTCGGCGCCCTCGACGGCCTCGGCGGGCGTGCCGGCGACGTGCGCGCCGTCGGCGGCGAGCGGTTCCGCCTTGGCGCGGGTGCGGTTCCAGGCGCGGACGGTGTGTCCGGCCCGCACGAGGTTGCGGGCCATCGCGGCGCCCATGATGCCGGTGCCCAGGACGCTCACGGTGAGCTTGTCTGTCATGACGTCAACTTCCCTAAGTCGTGGGGCTCTGACGGTTTCCGGGCGTACCCCACGGGTCGGCGGGCACGCCCGGGTGGGCCGGTGCCGGTCAGGCGCCGGTCCGGCCGGAGGCGGTGCGGACCAGGCCGTCCAGCCACGCCTGATGACCGTTGAGCGTCGGGCTCGGCGTCTGCCGGGCCAGTTCGGCGGCCGGCCGGTCTGCGTCTCCTGGGTGAGGATACGGACCGGCCGCCGGGAAGATCTTCCACCAGCCAGGCGTGCCACACGTCGAGCTGCTCGTCCGGTGTGCCGTCCCGCCGGGCCGTCCGGGACAGCCGGCCCGGGACGCCCGCGGCGGGGCCTGGAACTCCACCACGTGGGTGTCCGGCGGCGGGAAGCCGAACGTGCCGAAGCCGAAGACGAGGCCGTCCTGCAGGACCGAGCCGCCGCACCGCGGGAAGGAGGTGTCGGCGACGTTGTCGTAACCTGCCGCGGACCCTTCTGGGTCACCGTGCCGAACCGGTACGCGGTGCTGTAAGCGGGGAACGCGGGTGCCGGGTACGGCGTGCTGCCCCGCTCGCTGTACCAGGAACACCTCGACTCCGGCCTCCTCAACGAACCGGAGGAGGCACCGCTGGACATCCCGGGCTCCCGGAATTCGTTACCGCCTTCACCGAACGCTCTGTACGGTGACCCGGTGACGACTCAGGTGATCCTTCTCAACGGTGGTTCCAGCGCGGGCAAGTCCGGCATCGTGCGGTGCCTGCAGGCGGTACTGCCCGATCCCTGGCTGGCCTTCGGGATCGACTCGCTCGTGGACGCGCTGCCGCCGAGGTTGCGCGGGCCGGACGGCGGGATCGAGTTCGCCGACGACGGCGGGGTGCACGTCGGGGCCGGTTTCCGGGCACTGGAGGCGGCCTGGATGGAGGAGGTCGCGGCGACGGCCCGGGCGGGTGCCGGGATCGTCGTCGACGACGTCTTCCTCGGCGGGGCCGCCTCCCAGCAGCGCTGGCAGGAGGCGCTGGCCGGCCTCGGCGTGCTGTGGGTCGGCGTCCGGTGCGATCCCGAGGTCGCCGCGGCACGGGAGCTCGCCCGGGGAGACCGGGCCGAGGGCATGGCGGCGTCCCAGGCCCAGCTGGTTCACCTGGGCGTGACGTACGACCTGGAGGTGGACACCACCCACACCGAGTCCCTGGCCTGCGCCCGGGCCATCGCCGCCCACGTCGGCTGACCGGCGAGTGCCGCCTCTCGCGTACCGGAGTGCCTCTCCCGAGTGCGGTGGTCGGCGGATCCGTGCACTGTGGAGGTGCCGGCGCGCGGACGGGCGCATGTCCGGTGGCCGGCGCAGCCGGCTCGGCGGGACCCAGGACTCCGAGGAGAATCGCATGTCTGATGCCGTTGCGCCGGTGGAGCCGGTGCTGGAACCCGCGGCGGCCGAGTTCGCGGCGGCGACCGCCAATCCGCCCTACCTGTTCGACCTGCCCCCGGCGGAGGGCCGCAAGGCGGTCGACGAGGTGCAGTCCGGCCAGATCGACAAGCCGGCCGTCGACGAGGAGTGGATCACCGTCCCCGGCGGCCCCACCGGCAGCATCCGCACCCGGATCGTCAAGCCCGCCGGCACCACCGGCACCCTCCCCGTCATCGTCTACATCCACGGCGCCGGCTGGGTCTTCGGCAACGCCCACACCCACGACCGCCTGGTCCGCGAACTCGCCGTCGGCGCACAGGCCGCGATCGTCTTCCCCGAGTACGACCTGTCCCCCGAGGCCCGCTACCCGGTCGCCGTCGAGCAGAACCACACCGTCGCCCAGTGGGTGGTGGACCACGGAGCGGACAAGGGCCTGGACGGCTCCCGGCTCGCCGTGGCCGGCGACTCCGTCGGCGGCAACATGGCCGCCGCGCTGACCTTGACGGCCAAGGAACGCGGCGGACCCGCACTCGTACAGCAGGTGCTGTTCTACCCGGTCACGGACGCGAACTTCGACACCCCGTCCTACCACCAGTTCGCCACCGGCTACTTCCTGCGCCGCGACGGCATGCAGTGGTTCTGGGACCAGTACACCACCGACCCCGCCGACCGCGCCCGGATCACCGCCTCCCCGCTGCGCGCCACCACCGAACAGCTCACCGGCCTGCCCCCGGCACTGGTCATCACCGGCGAGGCCGACGTCCTGCGCGACGAGGGCGAGGCCTACGCCAACAAACTCCGCGCCGCCGGTGTCCCGGTCACCGCGGTCCGCTTCCAGGGCATCATCCACGACTTCGTGATGCTCAACGCCCTGCGCGGCACCCACGCCGCCCAGGCCGCCATCGACCTGGCGGTCCGCACCCTGCACACGGCCCTGCACACCACCTGACACCCGAGGACTCGTCGTTCGTTCCCCTCGACCGTCCGGTGTCAGCGGCCGTCGGCTGGATCGTGTTCCTCGACGCGTGGAACTCCTTCTGCCGGGAAGCCGGCGCCCACCCCGGGCGCCGGCCCCGGCCGCGGCTCACACACCGTCCGTGCCGTCTCCCCCGGCACCCCAGGAGGCGGGCGGAACGGCCACACCCTGTCCCGGCTGTCCCGGGTGACCCGCCCACTGCGGGGGCACCGGGGCGCCGTTGACGTACGGGTACGCCATCGCGAAAGGCGGCGGCGGTGTCCAGGGCTTCGGCGCCGGGGCCGTGCGCTCCAGCCGGCGGCGGCGCAGCCACCAGGCCACGGCCGCCGTGTACAGCGCGATGCCCACGACGTCGAGCGCGACCGTCTGCCACGGCGCGTCGGCCGCGGTCTCGTCGCTGCTCAGGCCGCCCACGACGGCGGCCGAGGCGCCGAAGGCGAGGAGGTTGTTGACCGCGTGCAGGGCGATGGACGCCTCCAGCCCGCCCGTCCGCCAGGTCAGCCAGCCCGCGGCCGTCCCGAACACCACCAGGTCGGCGAAGCCCCAGGGGGTGCCCCAGCCGTGGGCGGCGGCGAACAGGACGGCCTGCGGCAGGAGGGCGGCCCACGGAGAGCGCAGGTACGCCCCGGCGGTCTGCGTCAGCCAGCCGCGGAACACGTACTCCTCGGCGGCTGCCTGCACCGGCACGAGCAGCACGAGCATGGCGAGGGCCTTCCCGAAGGCCGCCCAGCCCACCCACGGG contains these protein-coding regions:
- a CDS encoding pyridoxal-phosphate dependent enzyme gives rise to the protein MREKSSSSSGAVPWCVRPTARSWRCAPAPAEVRNFHASLPGHTPTPLTELPVLAQELGVGRVFVKDESARLGLPAFKVLGASWAVHLALAARGRGPVTLVCATDGNHGRAVARLARLHGRRAFVFVPQGMHPATVAAIAAEGAAVTRVPGPYEEAVRRADQAARAPHAVLIQDTAWEGYETIPGWIVQGYSTLCAEIDEQLAAAGAAAPGLVAVPVGVGSLAQAVVTHYRSRTTTAAPALLSVEPESAACLLASLTRDAPVDVGTGETVMAGLNCGTLSTTAWPVLRAGMDAAVAVTDADSVRAARDLAALGVSSGPCGAAALAGARAVLAGDGAGERRELLGLGPGSVVVLLNTEGAAAYPLSLPHR
- a CDS encoding NAD(P)-dependent oxidoreductase, giving the protein MTDKLTVSVLGTGIMGAAMARNLVRAGHTVRAWNRTRAKAEPLAADGAHVAGTPAEAVEGADVVLTMLYDGAATLDVMREAAPALRSGAAWVQSTTAGLEAVGDLAGFARDHDLVFFDAPVLGTRQPAEAGRLLVLAAGPSGHRAAVTPVFDAVGVRTVWTGEDGAAGTATRLKLVANSWVLAATAATGEVLALAQALGVDPQGFFDAIAGGPLDMGYLHAKSQLILDDQLTPPQFAVATAAKDARLIVRAGEAHGVRLDVAAASAARLERAAAQGHADEDMAAAYFASFDPADRPSA
- a CDS encoding SDR family NAD(P)-dependent oxidoreductase; the protein is MQIDLTGRTALVTGSTQGIGAAIAVALARAGARVGVNGRDERRVADGVASLAEQAPGAELVPVAADVSGDEGAARVAELLPHVDILVNNLGIFGAADPLEITDDEWRRYFEVNVLAAVRLTRLYLPGMTERGWGRVQYVASDSAVVIPAEMIHYGMSKTALLAVSRGFAKKAAGTGVTVNSVIAGPTHTGGVEDFVYDLVGRDLPWEQAQRAFMREYRPQSLLQRLIEPEEIAHMVVYLGSEQASATTGGALRVDGGYIDSILP
- a CDS encoding helix-turn-helix domain-containing protein, translating into MGEPRQGAGNGNRNENDGDRTVPTTPSFPAQLRRLRQQRGLSLADLARQTHYSKGYLSKIETGAKRATVDVARRCDHVLRADGELLRLVVPPRGAEPADGNDVTGPACPYPGLSAFTPQDAGRFFGRERATAALVERLFGRVGKGPLLLVAPSGAGKSSLLNAGLVPALRRSGGFPMAGADRWPVVTLTPTAHPVDELLERTAKVLGADLDLTAARLGERPEALLAAVRARAATTPAGHRPPPPPRLVLLVDQFEELFTLCADDTERRTFARVLCTLAAPPPSPGRDPAVVVLGVRADFSGRCLDLPELAPVFTDGLYVLPPMTTAELVESITRPAELAGVTLDPGLVPLLLRDAGLTGEPGARGLPPGALPLVSHALLATWRHREAGTLTVAGYESTGGIQGAVARTAEDAFAQLYPAEQQTIRRILSRLVQVSDGAGATRRRVGRTALMTQLAGAEGAGTALDVFVRARLLTVDSDSVEITHEALLHSWPRLREWISADRAGLLIRQRLAHAAAAWEREGRDPSALYRGTRLDTVRSWAADTDGLGPLGPVEEAFLRASQAEEEAGLRRTRRQTRLRQALVATLVVLLGCALAAGGLAHRQRADALAQERLARSQALAVRSTLLAGGRPEASMLLAAEAYRTEPTATTRGALLSTQAEPFAARLGGHRGPVNTVAFAPDARLLATGSSDGTVRLWRLTGHRTAATLTVPGRIRSLAFAPDGRTLAVTATDGPVRLWPTALSAPATPLRGTGAARAVAFAPRGHTLAVAAADGAVQLWDTAGPPRRTARLTGHSGEVDALAFAPDGRTLASAGADRTVRLWDPGRARQLAVLRGHTDGVLGLAFDPDGRGLASGGVDRTVRLWDVTGRRVTATLTGHSDDVNAVAYTPDGTTVVSAGGDGTTRLWDVRSGRLVTTLAGHTDYVMSVAVDTTGTLLATGGFDQSVVLWDLRGRTLAARPFTSVSAVAYRPDGRLLATADADRTVWLWDPDPARRRGTPTTLTGGSGSVTTVAYAPDGRTLASAGSDGTVVLWDPAARRPRTVLHGHRGAVFAVAFAPDGRTLASAGADRTVRLWDVAGRRPLTVLTGHTDYVNGVAFGPDGHTLASAGDDLTVRLWDLRGRRRPATLTGHTGAVRGVAFSPDGRTLASSGNDGTVRLWDVARHRPLGSLTGHTGSVRGLAFSPDGRLLASSGTDRTVRLWEVPGRRPWATLSGHTDAVWGVAFAPDGRTVASSGTDGTVRLWDLDTRTRLAEICRLDRETDPATRRALLPGEPAPGASVCPRS
- a CDS encoding maleylpyruvate isomerase N-terminal domain-containing protein, producing MDLFSRSWAALRTAVAALPDEDFARPSGCTGWLVRDLVCHLVIDAQDVLITLVTPTAAEPTRNAVTYWNVTGTPPTGDDPLDALTVRLAAAYGEPRLLKFHLDDVGSAAGRAAELADPEQRVGTQEMVLTVGDYLSAYVLEWTLHHLDLIAHLPYAAQPPAEGLARSRAMLEEIAGAPFPGSWSDQDALRIGTGRRAPTGMERAELGASAAKLPLVLG